In Streptomyces sp. NBC_00414, a single window of DNA contains:
- a CDS encoding response regulator transcription factor: MSTPPPWRVLLVEDHPIFREGLAATIGLDADFEVVAQAATADEALIHVRTTGCDLAVMDLGLPGRSGIDATRDLQRTHPEVKVLVMTMSEDDDSLLAAMRAGARGYLLKGAGREEILRALHTIATGGAVFSPRMADRLGCLLASFGTTAAKEAFPTLTPREREILNLLATGLTYRQIACSLYLSEKTVRNHVGSIFSKLQVRDRAEAILRARDAGLGT; encoded by the coding sequence GTGAGCACCCCGCCTCCGTGGCGGGTCCTCCTTGTCGAGGACCACCCGATCTTCCGCGAAGGACTGGCCGCCACCATCGGCCTCGACGCCGACTTCGAAGTCGTCGCCCAGGCCGCCACCGCCGACGAGGCCCTCATCCACGTACGCACGACCGGCTGCGACCTCGCCGTCATGGACCTCGGCCTGCCCGGCCGCTCCGGCATCGACGCCACCCGCGACCTCCAACGCACACATCCCGAGGTGAAGGTCCTCGTCATGACGATGTCCGAGGACGACGACAGCCTCCTCGCCGCGATGCGCGCCGGCGCCCGCGGCTACCTCCTCAAGGGAGCCGGCCGGGAGGAGATCCTGCGCGCCCTGCACACCATCGCCACCGGCGGGGCCGTCTTCAGCCCGCGCATGGCCGACCGCCTCGGCTGTCTGCTGGCCTCCTTCGGCACGACTGCGGCCAAGGAGGCCTTCCCCACCCTGACCCCGCGCGAGCGGGAAATCCTCAACCTGCTCGCCACCGGACTCACCTACCGGCAGATCGCGTGCAGCCTCTACCTGTCAGAAAAGACCGTCCGCAATCACGTCGGCTCGATCTTCAGCAAACTGCAAGTACGCGATCGCGCCGAAGCGATCCTCCGAGCCCGCGACGCAGGCCTGGGCACCTGA
- a CDS encoding ABC transporter permease — MTRADALPDLTQRPAVAVPAPPRRAAVVRDLRTLRVLWRREMLRFVRNRVRIATSLVMPLLFLLILGSGLNSALDQPGAGPSAGPGSGDFRTYLFPGVLLMVVQGPAMTVGALIVWDRQAGFLRQMLVAPVRREALLGGICLGGATSGAAYAVPMLLMAGVVGVPYGFHLLLALAVLVLVAFSFTVLGVLGAVCIKKPETFDIVMGLCAMPLLFLSGALFPVHQLPGWLNAAVLVNPLTYGVDALRRVIPGGTAWAGEDAGPQWWGWTPPVLLELALLALLAVGALTVAARRFSRTD; from the coding sequence ATGACTCGTGCCGATGCGCTGCCCGACCTGACCCAGCGGCCCGCGGTAGCGGTGCCGGCACCGCCCCGACGTGCCGCCGTGGTCAGGGACCTGCGCACCCTTCGTGTGCTGTGGCGCCGGGAGATGCTCCGGTTCGTACGCAACCGCGTACGGATCGCCACCAGCCTCGTCATGCCACTGCTGTTCCTGCTGATCCTGGGCTCGGGTCTGAACTCCGCGCTCGACCAGCCCGGCGCGGGTCCGAGTGCCGGACCGGGCTCCGGCGACTTCCGGACGTATCTCTTTCCCGGTGTGCTGCTGATGGTGGTGCAGGGGCCGGCGATGACCGTGGGCGCGCTCATCGTGTGGGACCGGCAGGCGGGCTTCCTGCGCCAGATGCTCGTGGCCCCGGTACGACGGGAGGCGCTGCTCGGCGGGATATGCCTGGGCGGCGCGACGTCGGGCGCCGCCTATGCGGTGCCGATGCTCCTGATGGCGGGTGTGGTGGGCGTTCCGTACGGATTCCACCTCCTTCTCGCGCTGGCGGTCCTGGTCCTGGTCGCGTTCTCCTTCACCGTGCTGGGCGTCCTCGGAGCCGTCTGCATCAAGAAGCCGGAGACGTTCGACATCGTGATGGGCCTGTGCGCGATGCCGCTGCTGTTCCTGTCGGGCGCGCTGTTCCCCGTCCACCAACTGCCCGGGTGGCTGAACGCCGCGGTCCTGGTGAACCCCCTCACCTACGGAGTGGACGCGTTGCGGCGGGTCATCCCCGGGGGTACGGCATGGGCCGGCGAGGACGCGGGGCCCCAGTGGTGGGGATGGACACCGCCGGTGCTCCTGGAACTGGCACTCCTCGCGCTGCTCGCCGTGGGAGCGCTGACCGTGGCGGCGCGCCGCTTCTCGCGCACCGACTGA
- a CDS encoding ABC transporter ATP-binding protein, with protein sequence MTPSDNGAVIRTEGLRKAYGDIEAVAGLDLAVPAGEIFGFLGPNGAGKSTTISMLCTLSRPTSGRAEVAGHDIVREPAAVRRSIGLVFQETTLDRELTVEENLRFQADLFDMPRRTARDRIGHLLELVDLADRRNAVVRTLSGGMQRRLEIARGLLHSPRVLFLDEPTTGLDPQTRGAIWEYLLRLPREDGVTIFLTTHHLAEAEHCGRLAIMDNGKLLVEDTPALLKAVIASDLVEIRTGDDTAAAEAIRTRFGLDATASAAGLRFRVADGAAFVPRLCSGLTVPIHSVTVTPPTLDDVFLHYTGRPIRDTGGLGPTLTAGPRR encoded by the coding sequence GTGACGCCCTCCGACAACGGGGCCGTCATCAGGACCGAGGGCCTGCGCAAGGCGTACGGTGACATCGAGGCCGTGGCGGGTCTCGACCTCGCCGTTCCGGCCGGGGAGATCTTCGGATTCCTGGGCCCCAACGGAGCGGGCAAGAGCACCACGATCAGCATGCTGTGCACCCTGTCGCGGCCGACCTCGGGCCGGGCCGAGGTGGCCGGGCACGACATCGTCCGGGAACCCGCCGCAGTGCGGCGCAGTATCGGTCTGGTGTTCCAGGAGACCACCCTCGACCGGGAGCTGACCGTCGAGGAGAACCTGAGGTTCCAGGCGGACCTCTTCGATATGCCGCGCCGCACGGCCCGGGACAGGATCGGGCACCTGCTCGAACTGGTGGATCTGGCCGACCGCAGGAATGCCGTGGTGCGCACGCTTTCCGGAGGCATGCAGCGGCGCCTGGAGATCGCCCGGGGCCTGCTGCACTCCCCGCGGGTGCTGTTCCTGGACGAGCCGACCACCGGTCTCGACCCGCAGACCCGCGGAGCGATCTGGGAGTACCTGCTCCGGCTGCCCCGCGAGGACGGCGTCACCATCTTCCTGACCACCCATCACCTCGCGGAGGCCGAGCACTGCGGCCGGCTGGCCATCATGGACAACGGAAAACTCCTGGTGGAGGACACCCCCGCGCTCCTCAAAGCGGTGATCGCCTCCGACCTGGTCGAGATCCGAACCGGCGACGACACGGCCGCGGCGGAGGCGATCCGTACCCGCTTCGGCCTCGACGCCACGGCGAGCGCGGCCGGTCTGCGGTTCAGAGTGGCGGACGGTGCCGCGTTCGTCCCGCGGCTGTGCTCCGGACTGACGGTGCCGATCCACTCGGTGACGGTCACTCCGCCGACTCTGGACGACGTTTTCCTGCACTACACCGGGCGCCCCATCCGGGACACCGGCGGCCTCGGCCCCACTCTCACGGCCGGCCCCAGGAGGTAG
- a CDS encoding ATP-binding protein: MRSDHALRTAAAVALLLVLLLACWSAALAAADDAWVALLYPGARVITVASRFTIGISMIVLGVLLVARPAARQLGMLLVTVSTIWFLPTLTADLLAIGGRNPFEAAATMGVSAVGFACRAPTVLLLPMRLIPLRACPLRWIRAALTVWVIGYYAGHGALWLLASAETEPAMDRPVGNPLFDTALSPSAVDHVNAYLNAETGVLAAASAAGTFVLALAAARTPGSGRRILLLVAVLYPLGAHLLLAERWNSNVRAVAALSAGSALWATAISIGIAGTGAWRLDRSARHRVAQACVVMVLTAAVILVATAAWAVFPALRTSGTFTAAVGALCLGRVLPPAARRATGWVERLFYGPRAGAHEAARTLATRLQQAPHPGDVPEQICRSAVEDIGVAGAAVTVDLRSGPRQLAVAGRPPDGTGTVQVFPLRHHGRIVGRLQVTRDGASTPAERDSGLLTLLTDQAGPALAALQLTEEAQAARERLVLTREEERRRLRREIHDGLGPLLASVRLRIDLAQARRPTGDTGADELQLALDGLGEALVEVRRITAGLTPAALVERGLADALRDLAHRLAHPGLDIRLDAPAHRLAGLAPAVETAAYRITAEALTNAVRHAAARRIHITLAATEAGALTVTVTDDGTSPAAGAPAGTGLASMAERAEEIGGSCTVTSTPTGTTVSARLPAPPGTPEERDDHT, encoded by the coding sequence GTGCGCAGTGACCATGCGCTGCGCACGGCCGCCGCCGTTGCTCTGCTGCTGGTGCTGCTCCTGGCCTGCTGGTCGGCGGCACTCGCGGCCGCCGACGACGCCTGGGTGGCTTTGCTCTATCCCGGCGCGCGCGTGATCACTGTCGCCTCCCGGTTCACAATCGGCATCTCGATGATCGTGCTCGGGGTGCTGCTCGTGGCACGTCCGGCCGCACGGCAGCTGGGGATGCTGCTGGTCACCGTGAGCACGATCTGGTTCCTGCCCACCCTCACCGCCGACCTGCTGGCCATCGGCGGACGGAACCCGTTCGAGGCAGCCGCCACCATGGGCGTGTCGGCGGTCGGCTTCGCCTGCCGCGCCCCGACCGTGCTGCTGCTGCCCATGCGGCTGATCCCGCTGCGCGCCTGCCCACTGCGCTGGATCCGCGCTGCACTCACCGTCTGGGTGATCGGCTACTACGCAGGTCACGGAGCACTGTGGCTACTTGCCTCTGCCGAGACCGAGCCCGCCATGGACCGGCCCGTCGGCAACCCGCTGTTCGACACCGCGCTCAGCCCTTCCGCTGTCGACCACGTCAACGCCTACCTGAACGCCGAAACCGGTGTGCTGGCCGCCGCGTCCGCGGCAGGCACCTTCGTCCTGGCCCTGGCCGCCGCTCGCACTCCGGGCTCCGGCCGCCGGATCCTGCTGCTCGTGGCTGTGCTGTATCCGCTGGGCGCGCATCTGCTACTGGCGGAACGGTGGAATTCGAACGTGCGGGCGGTGGCTGCGCTGTCGGCCGGTAGCGCCCTGTGGGCAACGGCCATCAGCATCGGCATCGCGGGCACCGGGGCCTGGCGCCTGGACCGCTCGGCCCGCCACCGCGTCGCTCAGGCCTGCGTCGTCATGGTGCTGACCGCCGCCGTCATCCTCGTGGCCACCGCCGCCTGGGCCGTTTTCCCGGCCCTTCGCACTTCCGGGACCTTCACCGCGGCCGTCGGCGCGCTGTGCCTGGGCCGGGTGCTGCCGCCGGCTGCGCGGCGGGCCACCGGGTGGGTCGAGCGTCTCTTCTACGGGCCGCGTGCGGGCGCCCACGAGGCGGCCCGCACCCTGGCCACCCGTCTGCAGCAGGCCCCGCACCCGGGCGACGTACCCGAGCAGATCTGTCGCAGCGCGGTGGAGGACATCGGGGTGGCGGGAGCGGCCGTGACAGTGGACCTCCGCTCGGGTCCTCGCCAACTCGCCGTGGCAGGCCGGCCGCCCGACGGCACCGGAACGGTGCAGGTCTTCCCGCTGCGTCACCATGGTCGAATCGTGGGCCGGCTGCAGGTCACCCGCGACGGCGCGAGCACACCCGCCGAGCGGGACAGTGGTCTGCTCACCCTGCTGACGGACCAGGCCGGGCCCGCCCTCGCCGCTCTTCAGCTCACCGAGGAAGCCCAGGCTGCCCGCGAGCGACTGGTGCTCACCCGCGAAGAGGAACGGCGGCGGCTGCGGCGCGAGATCCACGACGGCCTCGGCCCGCTGCTGGCCTCCGTACGCCTGCGCATCGACCTCGCCCAGGCCCGCCGCCCCACCGGTGACACCGGCGCCGACGAACTCCAGCTCGCCCTGGACGGACTGGGCGAAGCCCTTGTGGAGGTGCGGCGCATCACCGCCGGCCTGACCCCCGCAGCTCTCGTCGAACGTGGCCTCGCCGACGCCCTACGCGACCTCGCCCACCGCCTCGCCCATCCCGGACTCGACATCCGCCTCGACGCCCCTGCCCACCGGCTGGCCGGCCTGGCCCCGGCCGTGGAAACCGCCGCCTACCGCATCACCGCCGAAGCCCTCACCAACGCCGTACGCCATGCCGCCGCCCGCCGCATCCACATCACCCTCGCGGCCACCGAGGCCGGTGCTCTCACCGTCACCGTGACCGACGACGGCACCAGCCCCGCCGCGGGCGCACCCGCCGGAACCGGCCTCGCCTCGATGGCCGAACGCGCCGAAGAGATCGGTGGAAGCTGCACCGTCACCAGCACACCCACCGGAACCACCGTCAGCGCCCGCTTGCCCGCCCCACCCGGCACACCCGAGGAAAGAGACGACCACACGTGA
- a CDS encoding TetR/AcrR family transcriptional regulator C-terminal domain-containing protein, protein MTKVNREIVVSEALDLLDEVGLDTVSTRRLAKRLGVEQPSLYWYFRTKKDLLAAMAEAAMAPHAAAPLPTPDDDWRDWFLDNTRSFRRTLLMRRDGARLHAGSTPANDLDRIRRKMDFLVSSGVPERDAQMAMLAAGRFTVGSVLEEQADVGSGDGSDPAADMPVIDYESAFEAGLTLILDGLVHRTAVRAASLSSSDGTLK, encoded by the coding sequence GTGACCAAGGTGAACCGTGAGATCGTCGTCTCCGAAGCGCTCGACCTGCTCGACGAGGTCGGGCTGGACACGGTCAGTACGCGGCGGCTGGCGAAGCGGTTGGGCGTCGAACAGCCGTCGCTCTACTGGTACTTCCGCACCAAGAAGGACCTCCTCGCCGCCATGGCGGAGGCGGCGATGGCACCGCATGCGGCCGCCCCGCTGCCGACGCCCGACGACGACTGGCGCGACTGGTTCCTGGACAACACGCGAAGCTTCCGGCGCACCCTGCTGATGCGCCGGGACGGCGCACGCCTCCACGCGGGCAGCACCCCGGCCAACGACCTCGACCGGATCCGTCGCAAGATGGACTTCCTGGTCAGCTCCGGAGTGCCCGAGCGGGACGCGCAGATGGCGATGCTGGCCGCCGGCCGTTTCACAGTCGGCAGTGTTCTGGAGGAACAGGCGGACGTCGGCTCCGGTGACGGCTCGGATCCGGCGGCGGACATGCCTGTGATCGACTACGAGTCGGCATTCGAGGCCGGCCTGACCCTCATCCTGGACGGCTTGGTGCACCGCACCGCAGTGCGGGCCGCGTCCCTGTCGTCAAGCGATGGCACCCTCAAGTGA
- a CDS encoding lasso peptide biosynthesis B2 protein, with amino-acid sequence MSMSVASGDSTQLTWHRHLTARAAAGTARLLIRLPPRRLRRFLEVTGAGTRPATEEQALAARAAVVTVSSRCAGQGCLQRSVATVLLCQLRGVRPDWCTGVRTQPFIAHAWVEVGGKPVGESDDVRLYHTLMSVRRPVRGLPR; translated from the coding sequence ATGAGCATGTCGGTCGCCTCCGGGGACTCCACCCAACTGACCTGGCACCGTCACCTCACCGCACGCGCCGCCGCGGGCACGGCCCGCCTGCTGATCAGACTGCCGCCGCGCCGACTCCGCAGGTTCCTGGAGGTGACGGGGGCGGGTACCCGCCCCGCCACGGAGGAACAGGCGCTGGCGGCACGGGCGGCGGTGGTCACGGTCAGCTCCCGCTGCGCGGGGCAGGGCTGCCTCCAGCGCTCGGTGGCCACGGTGCTGCTGTGCCAGTTGCGCGGGGTGCGGCCCGACTGGTGCACGGGGGTGCGCACCCAGCCGTTCATCGCGCACGCCTGGGTGGAAGTGGGCGGAAAGCCGGTGGGCGAGAGCGACGACGTCCGGCTCTACCACACGCTGATGAGTGTGCGACGTCCCGTACGAGGGCTTCCCCGGTGA
- a CDS encoding asparagine synthase-related protein yields the protein MGFVVLEDTEDGAALADRVLDHVGSRIITYDSGRPWLIGSWPESDMTLVEVGPRRIAIVGRSRVDTDVARRALARATSLRDLDVLVRTLPGSFHFLAVLDGRVRAQGSLSTARQISYARIGGQVVASDRSRSLAELSDAEVDQDTLALRLLTPAAPWPLWNRSVWSGVEQLPFGSWLDMGPEGGRPIRWWEPPPSDKPLAEAARSVRQALADSVAARIGDEGVISADLSGGMDSTSLCFLAAEAGGDLLTHHWEPLDGGNDDGVWAERAARQLPDARHLSTPRGAPWFTATTDLDVSALGRADAPLTWFRNHAHMASLARRMAAEGSTTHLLGVGGDELFSTLPTQLWALFHRHPLTSLPLLHRIRVGNRWPLLPMVRGLADRSAFPQWLASAARSIGGPPVRSSGPPLSWNADVHLPPWATEDAVGTVRRLLREAAASHPPPLDPARDRHQLLDSVALTGSALRELNSLPSGSGVGWEAPFLDDRVVEAALGVRIEDRVLRGRYKPLLATAMRGVVPSDVLERRSKGEFSAEVYDGLRQNRGRLLEFCEDSRLARGGLVDPAVLRTRLLTPGPLARQLGIFEPTLAVEGWLRALDAHRAQHPLPAGESQ from the coding sequence ATGGGCTTTGTAGTCCTGGAGGACACCGAGGACGGCGCCGCGCTCGCCGACCGCGTGCTGGACCATGTGGGTTCCCGGATCATCACGTACGACTCGGGACGCCCCTGGCTGATCGGCAGTTGGCCGGAGAGCGACATGACGCTCGTCGAGGTCGGCCCCCGCCGGATCGCAATCGTCGGACGCTCCCGCGTCGACACGGACGTCGCGCGTCGCGCCCTGGCCCGCGCGACCTCGTTGCGCGACCTGGACGTGCTCGTCCGGACGCTGCCGGGCAGTTTCCACTTCCTCGCCGTACTCGACGGGCGGGTCCGCGCCCAGGGTTCGCTCTCCACGGCGCGGCAGATCTCGTATGCCAGGATCGGCGGCCAGGTCGTGGCATCCGACCGTTCCCGGTCCCTCGCGGAACTCTCCGACGCGGAGGTCGACCAGGACACCCTGGCGCTGCGGCTGCTGACGCCCGCGGCGCCCTGGCCCCTGTGGAACAGGTCCGTGTGGTCCGGTGTCGAGCAACTGCCGTTCGGCTCCTGGCTGGACATGGGCCCGGAGGGCGGCCGGCCGATCCGCTGGTGGGAACCGCCACCGTCCGACAAGCCGCTCGCCGAAGCCGCGCGCTCCGTACGGCAGGCGCTGGCCGACTCCGTCGCCGCCCGCATCGGGGACGAGGGCGTGATCAGCGCCGACCTGTCCGGCGGAATGGACTCCACCAGTCTCTGCTTCCTCGCCGCCGAGGCCGGCGGGGATCTGCTCACCCATCACTGGGAACCGCTGGACGGCGGCAACGACGACGGGGTCTGGGCCGAGCGGGCCGCCCGGCAACTGCCCGACGCCCGACACCTCTCCACGCCTCGGGGCGCCCCCTGGTTCACGGCCACGACCGACCTGGACGTGTCAGCCCTCGGCCGGGCGGACGCACCACTCACCTGGTTCCGCAACCACGCCCACATGGCCTCGCTGGCACGGAGGATGGCGGCCGAGGGTTCCACGACACACCTCCTGGGCGTGGGCGGCGACGAGCTGTTCAGCACGTTGCCGACGCAGCTGTGGGCGCTCTTCCACCGCCATCCGCTGACCAGCCTTCCCCTGCTGCACCGCATCCGGGTCGGCAACCGCTGGCCTCTGCTGCCGATGGTGCGCGGACTCGCCGACCGGTCCGCCTTCCCGCAGTGGCTGGCCTCGGCGGCCCGTTCGATCGGCGGCCCACCGGTCCGGTCGTCCGGGCCACCGCTCTCCTGGAACGCGGACGTACACCTGCCGCCCTGGGCGACCGAGGACGCGGTCGGCACCGTACGCCGACTGCTGCGGGAGGCCGCCGCTTCCCATCCGCCGCCCCTCGATCCCGCCCGGGATCGCCACCAGTTGCTCGACAGCGTGGCCCTGACCGGCAGTGCTCTGCGGGAGCTGAACTCGCTGCCGTCCGGGAGCGGGGTCGGCTGGGAAGCACCGTTCCTGGACGACCGGGTCGTGGAGGCCGCGCTCGGCGTCCGGATCGAGGACCGGGTCCTGCGCGGACGCTACAAGCCCCTCCTCGCCACGGCCATGCGCGGTGTGGTTCCCTCCGACGTCCTGGAGCGCCGCAGCAAGGGCGAGTTCAGCGCGGAGGTCTACGACGGGCTGCGGCAGAACCGGGGCAGGCTGCTCGAATTCTGCGAGGACTCCCGTCTCGCCCGCGGCGGCCTGGTCGACCCCGCGGTGCTGCGCACACGGCTGCTCACCCCCGGCCCCCTGGCACGACAGCTCGGCATCTTCGAGCCCACCCTCGCCGTGGAGGGGTGGCTCCGCGCCCTCGACGCCCACCGGGCCCAGCACCCACTCCCCGCAGGAGAATCGCAGTGA
- a CDS encoding lasso peptide biosynthesis PqqD family chaperone, translated as MTLSLPPDVSTAETEDGLVLLDQRNGRYWQLNRTGAATLRLLLEGLSPEQAAARLANSAPLTADVALADVRTLVGALRSAHLVVTP; from the coding sequence GTGACCCTATCCCTGCCGCCCGACGTCTCCACCGCCGAAACCGAGGACGGGCTGGTCCTGCTCGATCAGCGCAACGGCCGCTACTGGCAGCTCAACCGGACCGGCGCGGCCACGCTGCGGCTGCTGCTGGAGGGACTGTCGCCCGAGCAGGCCGCCGCCCGCCTCGCGAACAGCGCTCCCCTGACCGCCGACGTCGCCCTGGCCGATGTCCGGACCCTGGTCGGCGCTCTGAGGTCGGCACATCTGGTGGTGACCCCATGA
- a CDS encoding DUF6924 domain-containing protein, whose product MPSRIERVRVRPSIGDRKLDAALVVRTDYGHEPIWRAIVTELTQPWGEDDEREALVHIVDDPAWSDATVEEIRAAAQTGDRTVFIVDSTAIRHSHFAMLAVDLDTTEETIPGQGTFRLEPAAVQEVHMQRFIDNVSFTDYIDQAARDPDNIVWSPY is encoded by the coding sequence ATGCCGAGCAGAATCGAGAGGGTGCGGGTGAGGCCATCCATCGGTGACCGCAAGTTGGACGCGGCCCTGGTTGTACGGACCGACTACGGACACGAGCCCATTTGGCGGGCCATAGTGACAGAACTGACGCAGCCGTGGGGTGAGGACGACGAGCGTGAGGCCCTCGTGCACATCGTCGACGATCCGGCCTGGTCCGATGCGACGGTGGAGGAGATACGGGCGGCGGCACAAACCGGGGACAGAACCGTCTTCATCGTCGACTCCACAGCCATTCGCCACTCGCACTTCGCCATGCTGGCGGTCGACCTCGACACCACCGAAGAGACCATCCCGGGGCAGGGTACGTTTCGCCTGGAACCCGCGGCAGTACAGGAAGTACACATGCAACGGTTCATCGACAACGTCAGCTTCACCGACTACATCGATCAAGCCGCACGCGACCCGGACAACATCGTGTGGTCTCCCTACTGA
- a CDS encoding lasso RiPP family leader peptide-containing protein — protein MEQQDIQDTYEIPTLVEVGEFSELTLGLPFGGNTDLFSASTPIWG, from the coding sequence ATGGAGCAGCAGGACATCCAGGACACCTACGAGATCCCCACCCTGGTCGAGGTCGGTGAGTTCTCCGAGCTCACGCTGGGTCTTCCCTTCGGCGGCAACACGGACCTGTTCAGCGCCAGCACCCCGATCTGGGGCTGA
- a CDS encoding ABC transporter permease subunit — protein MSPAMSGAVLRSEWTKARTVRSTPWLLLATFVVTVGSNVAFAFAVRGSFDRMPPQEQRNFDPVYSGFTGLGFGQIILLAFGVLLVTGEYTSGTIRASLAAVPQRGVLYLAKWLSGTLAAFAVSAVTVFPSFFLAQSALGPHGTTITDDGVLRATVGGCLYMTLVCSFAMGVAAILRSSVSSLIIMIPLFFFISPMLNNVSALQPVAQFLPDQAGTRMIEVVPDGESVLGPGTGLLVLLAWNAATLLGGYLVLRQRDA, from the coding sequence ATGAGTCCGGCCATGTCCGGTGCGGTGCTGCGTTCGGAGTGGACGAAGGCCCGCACGGTCCGGTCGACGCCCTGGCTGCTGCTGGCGACATTCGTCGTCACCGTCGGCTCCAACGTGGCGTTCGCCTTCGCCGTCCGCGGCAGTTTCGACCGGATGCCCCCGCAGGAGCAGCGGAACTTCGACCCGGTCTACTCGGGCTTCACCGGACTGGGTTTCGGTCAGATCATCCTGCTCGCCTTCGGCGTACTGCTGGTCACCGGTGAGTACACCTCGGGCACGATCCGTGCCTCGCTGGCCGCGGTGCCGCAACGCGGTGTCCTCTACCTCGCCAAGTGGCTGTCGGGCACGTTGGCGGCCTTCGCGGTCTCGGCGGTCACGGTGTTCCCCAGCTTCTTCCTGGCCCAGTCGGCACTCGGTCCGCACGGCACCACGATCACGGACGACGGGGTGCTGCGCGCGACGGTCGGGGGCTGCCTCTACATGACGCTGGTCTGTTCGTTCGCCATGGGCGTCGCGGCGATACTGCGCAGTTCGGTCTCGTCGCTGATCATCATGATCCCGCTCTTCTTCTTCATCTCCCCGATGCTCAACAACGTCTCGGCGCTGCAGCCCGTGGCGCAGTTCCTGCCCGACCAGGCCGGCACCCGCATGATCGAGGTCGTGCCCGACGGCGAGTCGGTCCTGGGCCCCGGCACCGGCCTCCTGGTGCTGCTCGCCTGGAACGCGGCGACGCTCCTGGGCGGCTATCTCGTGCTCCGGCAGCGTGACGCGTGA
- a CDS encoding AfsR/SARP family transcriptional regulator has product MQVRVLGPVRICAGGDETALEGTKPRALLATLVLGRGSVVPDSRLIALLWGDDAPATVTAQLCTYVSRLRRRLGPGIQLVRRRPGYVLHTGQSPVDLYEFERLAGLGQDAFRAGRYGPAAERLRSALAVWSGPALADVTTFLREAAEPGLNEARMAALECRIDADLALGEHAGVVSELTDLVARYPLRERFRAQLMTALYRSERQGDALAVFHSARRLLDEELGVSPGRSLMLTHQAVLSGELAFRDAASPLALHPVTAAGR; this is encoded by the coding sequence ATGCAGGTCCGCGTTCTCGGTCCGGTGCGCATCTGCGCCGGGGGCGACGAGACGGCACTCGAAGGAACCAAACCGCGGGCGCTGCTGGCCACGCTGGTGCTGGGACGCGGCTCGGTCGTGCCCGACAGCCGGCTGATCGCGCTGCTGTGGGGCGACGACGCCCCGGCGACGGTGACCGCGCAGCTGTGCACCTACGTGTCCCGGCTGCGCAGGCGGCTCGGCCCCGGGATCCAGTTGGTGCGCCGGCGCCCCGGCTATGTGCTGCACACCGGGCAGAGCCCCGTCGACCTGTACGAGTTCGAACGGCTGGCCGGGCTCGGGCAGGACGCCTTCCGGGCGGGGCGGTACGGGCCCGCCGCCGAGCGGTTGCGCTCGGCCCTCGCCGTGTGGAGCGGGCCGGCGCTCGCCGACGTCACCACGTTCCTGCGCGAAGCCGCCGAGCCCGGGCTGAACGAGGCGCGGATGGCGGCCTTGGAGTGCCGCATCGACGCGGACCTGGCACTGGGGGAGCACGCGGGGGTCGTGTCGGAACTGACCGATCTGGTGGCCCGCTACCCGTTGCGGGAACGGTTCCGTGCCCAGCTGATGACCGCGTTGTACCGCAGCGAGCGACAGGGCGACGCGCTGGCCGTCTTCCACAGTGCCCGCCGTCTTCTCGACGAGGAGCTCGGGGTCTCGCCCGGCCGCTCGCTCATGCTCACGCACCAGGCGGTGCTCAGCGGCGAACTCGCCTTCAGGGACGCGGCATCACCTCTCGCACTCCACCCGGTCACGGCAGCGGGTCGCTGA